The DNA sequence TCGGTGCACGGCCTCCGCGCATCTCCGTTCAAAAGCGCGTATGTCTCCGCCAAGCACGGTCTCGAAGGACTCAGCAAGGTGACCGCACTTGAAGGGGGCCCGCACGGTGTTACATCGAACTGCGTCAACCCCGGATACGTGCGCACGCCCTTGGTGGAGAAGCAGCTCGCGGACCAGGCCAAGATGCACGGCATCCCGGAGTCCGAGGTCCTCGCGAAGGTGATGCTCACCGAAGCCGCCATCAAGCGCCTGGTGGAACCGGACGAGGTAGCCTCCCTGGTGGCCTGGCTGGCGTCCCCGGATGCCGGCATGGTCACCGGTGCCAGCTACACCATGGACGGCGGCTGGTCAGCCCGTTAGTACATCAGTCCAGGGGCTTGACCAGCCGGTGGTCAAAGAAGAAGACGCCGTACGGGGTCTTCACTCCCACTGACCGGCGGTCCTGCCACACGACGACCCCTTCGCGCCTGCCGCTGAAGGGGTCGTCGCCTATGACCGTGTCCCCAACCCGGTAAGGGCAGCGGGGGCTGAAAACCGTCAACGTCCGGCCCCATGCCCCCGAAAGGGCAGCCCCGAGGCTGACGGGCCGGCCCATGCCGGCAAGATCCTGTACGTAGTCCTTGGCCATGCGACCAACTCCTCCGAGCGGCAGCCCGCCGCCTGCTAACGGTGCTGGTTGGCGGAACGCTCCCAGCAGAGGATGGTCCTCCCATTCCGGCCGCCACCGTACGCCCACGCTATGCGCTATTCACACCAGCCACACCAGTAACAGGTACTCGAGTTTGGGTGCCGGTACTACTTGGCCTTCCCGGTCCCGTTAATGATCTCGTCGGCGTTGTCGAACGCCCAGGCCACCAGCGGCACCAGCAGCGCGCTCAACTCGTAGCCCCGCTCGGTGAGGCTGTAGTCAACCCGTGGAGGGATGACCGGCTGCGCGTCCCTGCTGACCAGGCCGTCGCGTTCCAGCGTCTTCAGCGTCTGTGCCAGCATTTTCTCGCTGATGCCCTCGGCCCGCCGTCGTAAGTCACTCCACCGCTGCTCACCCTCGGACAGGGCCACCAGGATCAGGACACCCCATTTGCTGGTGACGTGGTCCAGCACGGTCCGGCTGGGGCACCCGGCCGCGAACACGCCGTCGGCAAATGCGGGAGGCAGGGGAGCTGCTTTCATGGGCCCAGCTTACCTGGAGGTCAGTACCTTACTTCAAAGTGCGTACTCTCTTTCGGGAAGTTATCTGCCGCCGGCCCGGTTGTGCCCACTGACAGAGCAAAAAATCCCGAAAGGAATCATTGTGAGCATCGTTGTTACAGGCGCCACCGGCCAGCTTGGCCGCCACGTTCTTGAAGCCCTCCTGGAACGCGGCGTGCCGGCCGGAGAAATCGTCGCAGCAGGCCGGTCCGTTGAAAAGCTCGCTGACTTCGCTGCACGCGGGGTTCAAGTGAAGGCGATGGATTATGCCGACGCCGGTTCAGTCGCTGCTGCCCTGAAGGGTGCCAAGCGCGTGCTGCTGATCTCCGGCAGCGAAGTGGGACAGCGGGTTGACCAGCACCGCACCGTCATCGAAGCCGCCAGGGCCGAGGGCGTGGAGCTTCTTGCCTATACCAGCATCGCCAACGCTGACGCCACCGCCATGTTGCTGGCCGACGAGCACAAGGCCACTGAAGCCCTGCTGCGTGAATCGGGTGTTCCTTTCGTGCTGCTGCGCAACGGCTGGTACCTGGAAAACTACACCGAACAGCTTCCCGGGACCCTCGCGCAGGGCGCCGTTGCAGGAAGCGCCGGTGACGGCAAGGTCAGTGGTGCCTCTCGGGCCGACTACGCCTACGCAGCCGCCGCAGTCCTGGTGGCCGACGACCAGGCCGGCAAAGTCTACGAACTGGGCGGCGACGACGCGTTCAGCATGGCCGACCTCGCATCGGAGATCAGCGCTGCCACCGGAAAGTCCATCAGCTACAACAACCTGCCCGCGGGGGAGTACGCAGGCCTGCTCGCATCCGTGGGCGTGCCGGAGGCTTTCGCTGAAATCCTTGCGGACTCCGACCTTGGCATTGCGCGCGGCGATCTCCTGGTCAGCACCGGCGACCTCCGCCGGCTGATCGGGCGCCCGACGACGTCCCTTGGCCAGGCGGTCAGGGCCGCCGCTGCTGCCGCTTAGGACGGCGGAACGCAAAAGGTGCCCGGCCCCATGAGGGGCCGGGCACCTTTTTTGTTGTGCTTGCCGGAGCGCGGCGTTATTCGCTGGTTGGGCGCCGCCCGCGGTCAGGCATAGCGTGGCATCACTTCACGAGGTCGTTGGTGTACGTATCGGCCAGCTTGATCTCCTTGTTTCCCACGTCCGGGTTGGCTACCTGCTGGGTCTTCAGGACTGCCTTGACGCCGTCGTCGGTGAATGTGCCGTCCTTGCTCAGGGTCTTCTTGAGGTCCTCGATCACCTTGGCATAGAGGTCCTTGTCTCCGCCGGCGAAGCTTTCCGGCATCTTGGCCGCGATTTCGGCGCCCGAATGCCCGTTGATGTACTCCAGGGTCCGCTTGATGGCCTTGGCCAGCTTGGCGGCGGTGTCCTTGTTCTGGTTCAGCCACTCGGTCTTGGCGTAAAGGCAGGCGGAAGGCCAGGAATCGGTGGCGAACACTTCCTTCAGGCCCTCCGACGTGCGGACATCCTCCAGTACTACGGGATTGTGGCCGATGCGCTTGGTGAGGACTGACACGTCCGGTTCGAGCATGACGGCTGCATCCACCTGGCCCTGCTCGACAGCGGCAACGGCGGAAGACCCGGCGCCGATGGCGGACACGGCTGCATCAGTCTGTTGCATGTTGTTCTTCGCCAGCAGGAACTTCACGAACATGTCCGTGGAGGAGCCCGGAGCCGTGACGCCGACGTTCTTGCCCTTCAGGTCGGCAATGGATTTGATCTGGCCTTCGTTCTTCGGGGCCACCAGCAGCGCAAGGCCCGAGGACTGGCCCATGTCCACGAACGCCTTGATCTGCTGGTTCTTGGCCTGCATCTGGATCGTGTGCTCGTAGTAGCCGCTGGTCACGTTGGTGCTGCCGCCGATCATGGCGGTCAGGGCCTTGGAGCCGCCTTGGAGGTCCTGAAGCTCAACGTCCACGCCCTCATCCTTGTAGTACCCAAGTTGCTGGGCCAGGGTGGTCGGCAGGTAGGTCAGGAGGGTCTGTCCGCCGACGCCGATGACCACCTTGCCGCCCCCGCCGCCGGCAGCGGCGGATCCGCTTTGGCCGGGAGGGGCGGCCGCGGGGGCGCCACAGGCGGAGAGCGCCAGGGCAACCGACGCAATCAGGGTCAGTGGCCGGAGGAGGACCCGGCCACGGCGCCGGGTTGCTTTCTGTGTCATGAGTGTCCCTTTCAGGCGGGTTGTTGAGTTTCTGCGCCGGTAATGCAGCTGTTGGCCGGTCGGGCTCAGGAAGACCGGACCGGGCGCCACCTGAGCAGGTGCCGTTCCAGGCGGTTGACGAGGAGGTCGATGATCAGCACGACGATCATGAGGATGAACATCCCCGCGAACACGCCCTTGGTATCGAATACGCCCTGCGCCTGCGCGATGGCGTATCCCACGCCGCCCGAAGCGCCCAGGTACTCACCCACCACTGCGCCGGTAATGGCGAAGCCGACGCTGATATGCAGGCTGGAGAAGATCCAGGTCAGTGCACTCGGAATGAAGACGTGGCGCAGGAGCTGCTTTTCGCTGGCCCCCAGCATCCTGGCGTTGTCCACCAGGACCCGGTCCACGCTCTTGACGCCTTCCAGGGTGTTGAAGAAGACGATGAAAAACACCAGGGTGAAGCCGAATGCGACCTTGGACCAGATGCCAAGGCCGAACCACAGCAGGAAGATCGGAGCCAGGACCACGCGGGGGAGCGCGTTGAACATCTGGAGGAAGGGGTCCAGCAACCGTTCAAGGAAGCGGACGCGGGCGAGGATGAAGCCCAGGAGGAGTCCGACGGCGGCCCCGACCAGGAAGGCGAGGATGGCTTCCTGCATGGTCACCCAGAGATGGGGGAACACGAACCCTGAGGACACCCAGAGCCATACGGTCTGGAAGATGTCCGAGGGCAGGGGGAAGAAGAATTCGTCAATCACCCCGGCCCGGCCAAGGACCTCCCACGCTCCCAGGACGAGGACCGTGAGGAGGAGCTGGATGCTCCGCATGGCCAGGGGTGACATTTCTCCCCGGCGGGCTGACCTGCTGACGGGGCTGCGGTCCTGGGTGCTGCCGGGAGAGCCGTTCCCGCGGGAACCCGGCCTCCGTGAACCGAGGATGGTCATGCTGCCTCGCCTTCCTCTGCCATGGCGCTTTCGTAGGTCTTTGAGACTTCGATTTTCAGGCGGCCCCAGATCTCCCGGTGCAGGGCAACGAAGCGCGGGTCATCCCGGATGTCCAGCAGGTCGCGGGGGCGGGGAATGTCGATCTGGTAGCTTCCCACCACGGTGCTCCCGGGGCCTGCGCCCAGGATGAGCACTTCGTCGGACAAGGCAATCGCTTCGTCGAGGTCGTGGGTAATGAAGACCACCGCCTTGCCGGATTCCTGCCAAAGCTGCAGGAGCTCGTTTTCCATGATCTGGCGGGTCTGGACGTCGAGGGCGGAAAACGGCTCGTCCATGAGGAGGATGTCCGGGTTTACGATCCAGGCCTGGGCGATGGCGGTGCGCTTGCGCATCCCGCCGCTGAGCTGGTGCGGATAGAGGTCCGCAAAGTTCTTGAGGCCCACTTTTTCGAGCCAGCGCCGCGATTCCGAGTGGGCCTCGGCCTTGGAAACGCCGGCCATGGTCAGGCCCAGGCTGACGTTGTCGATGACGGTCTTCCACGGCAGCAGGGCGTCCTGCTGGAACATGTAGGACGCCCGGCGGTTCACTCCCGACACCGGTTCGCCGAAGCTCTTGACCTCGCCGAAGCTGGGTGTCAGGAGGCCTGCTGCCATGTTCAGGATGGTGGACTTTCCTGATCCGGTCGGGCCAACGATCGAGACGAAGCGGCCGGGTTCAACCTTTAGGTCGATGTCGCGGACTGCGAAGTAGGTCTCGCCTCCGGAGGTTGGAAATTGTTTGGTGCACCCGGTGAGCTCCACGGCATATCCGGACGTGGCTGGCTGTGCAGCTGGCATCTTTGCCTCTTCCCGGCCAACTCCGGCCGCTTGTTTCCCCCTGCTGGTTCACGCTCTCGGAACGATGGTGGTGCATCGGTCCGCGTCCGGAGTCCCGTGTACGGACTCCGTTTGTACTACTCATCAGCAGGACTGGCCCGCCACATCGTGGGTTCTCCATCATGATGTGGACCTGATGCTAACAGTTACTTCGGTCACACTCAACGCCCCCACGGCTCATACACTTTCCCCATGAGCTCCAGCGAAACGTCGGCCACGCCCCTGTTGGTCCTGCGAAAGATCACTGCCATCCTCGATGCCTTTTCCCTCGTCCGGCCCGAGTTGTCGCTGGCTGAGATCCGTTCCAGTACGGGGGTGCCGCACTCCACGGTGCAGCGCCTGGTGGCGAACATGGTGCAGGAAGGGATCCTGGACCGGCACGGGGACCGCTACCGGGTAGGGGTGCGGATGGCCCACTGGGCTGCGCCGGCAACCCAGGGCCTGGATTTCCTGGAACTGCTGACCCCCGTGCTGCGGAGGCTTCGTGACGAACTGGGTGAGACGGCCTGCATCTTCCGCGAATCCCAGGGAAAGCGCGTCTGCATTGCCTTGGCTGAGACCCGCCGCATGC is a window from the Arthrobacter sp. NicSoilC5 genome containing:
- a CDS encoding helix-turn-helix domain-containing protein, which gives rise to MKAAPLPPAFADGVFAAGCPSRTVLDHVTSKWGVLILVALSEGEQRWSDLRRRAEGISEKMLAQTLKTLERDGLVSRDAQPVIPPRVDYSLTERGYELSALLVPLVAWAFDNADEIINGTGKAK
- a CDS encoding SDR family oxidoreductase — its product is MSIVVTGATGQLGRHVLEALLERGVPAGEIVAAGRSVEKLADFAARGVQVKAMDYADAGSVAAALKGAKRVLLISGSEVGQRVDQHRTVIEAARAEGVELLAYTSIANADATAMLLADEHKATEALLRESGVPFVLLRNGWYLENYTEQLPGTLAQGAVAGSAGDGKVSGASRADYAYAAAAVLVADDQAGKVYELGGDDAFSMADLASEISAATGKSISYNNLPAGEYAGLLASVGVPEAFAEILADSDLGIARGDLLVSTGDLRRLIGRPTTSLGQAVRAAAAAA
- a CDS encoding ABC transporter substrate-binding protein, translated to MTQKATRRRGRVLLRPLTLIASVALALSACGAPAAAPPGQSGSAAAGGGGGKVVIGVGGQTLLTYLPTTLAQQLGYYKDEGVDVELQDLQGGSKALTAMIGGSTNVTSGYYEHTIQMQAKNQQIKAFVDMGQSSGLALLVAPKNEGQIKSIADLKGKNVGVTAPGSSTDMFVKFLLAKNNMQQTDAAVSAIGAGSSAVAAVEQGQVDAAVMLEPDVSVLTKRIGHNPVVLEDVRTSEGLKEVFATDSWPSACLYAKTEWLNQNKDTAAKLAKAIKRTLEYINGHSGAEIAAKMPESFAGGDKDLYAKVIEDLKKTLSKDGTFTDDGVKAVLKTQQVANPDVGNKEIKLADTYTNDLVK
- a CDS encoding ABC transporter permease encodes the protein MTILGSRRPGSRGNGSPGSTQDRSPVSRSARRGEMSPLAMRSIQLLLTVLVLGAWEVLGRAGVIDEFFFPLPSDIFQTVWLWVSSGFVFPHLWVTMQEAILAFLVGAAVGLLLGFILARVRFLERLLDPFLQMFNALPRVVLAPIFLLWFGLGIWSKVAFGFTLVFFIVFFNTLEGVKSVDRVLVDNARMLGASEKQLLRHVFIPSALTWIFSSLHISVGFAITGAVVGEYLGASGGVGYAIAQAQGVFDTKGVFAGMFILMIVVLIIDLLVNRLERHLLRWRPVRSS
- a CDS encoding ABC transporter ATP-binding protein — encoded protein: MPAAQPATSGYAVELTGCTKQFPTSGGETYFAVRDIDLKVEPGRFVSIVGPTGSGKSTILNMAAGLLTPSFGEVKSFGEPVSGVNRRASYMFQQDALLPWKTVIDNVSLGLTMAGVSKAEAHSESRRWLEKVGLKNFADLYPHQLSGGMRKRTAIAQAWIVNPDILLMDEPFSALDVQTRQIMENELLQLWQESGKAVVFITHDLDEAIALSDEVLILGAGPGSTVVGSYQIDIPRPRDLLDIRDDPRFVALHREIWGRLKIEVSKTYESAMAEEGEAA